A single window of Rhizobium sp. SL42 DNA harbors:
- a CDS encoding MAPEG family protein, which translates to MTGFEMFWPLVAHAFLVFCLYALLVLRRSQVVRSGKVERIAFRENLAEPEESRVVNSSIANQFELPILFYAVSILLYITQADNLPAVVLAWFFVATRYAHAYVHVFGNRLHLRRPLFGLGFATLVVLWVWLFAWMAFS; encoded by the coding sequence ATGACCGGTTTCGAAATGTTCTGGCCTCTGGTCGCCCATGCCTTCCTCGTCTTCTGCCTCTATGCCCTGCTGGTCCTGCGCCGAAGCCAGGTCGTGCGTTCCGGCAAGGTCGAGCGTATCGCCTTTCGCGAAAACCTTGCCGAACCCGAGGAAAGCCGCGTGGTCAACAGCTCGATCGCCAACCAGTTCGAGCTGCCGATCCTGTTCTATGCCGTCTCGATCCTGCTCTACATCACGCAGGCCGACAACTTGCCCGCCGTGGTACTCGCCTGGTTCTTCGTCGCAACCCGCTATGCCCATGCCTATGTGCATGTCTTCGGCAACCGGCTGCATCTGCGCCGGCCGCTGTTTGGTCTGGGTTTTGCGACGCTCGTTGTTCTCTGGGTCTGGCTTTTCGCCTGGATGGCCTTTTCGTGA
- the adhP gene encoding alcohol dehydrogenase AdhP: protein MASTMKAAVVRAFGKPLVIEEHPIPEPGPGQILVKYEATGVCHTDLHAANGDWPVKPNPPFIPGHEGVGYVARLGAGVSRIKEGDRVGVPWLHTACGCCNPCRTGWETLCGSQQNTGYSVNGTFAQYGLADPDFVGRLPDNLEFGAAAPILCAGVTVYKGLKETEVRPGEWVVISGIGGLGHMAVQYAKAMGMHVAAADIFDDKLKLARELGADVVVNGTAEDAIEQVQKATGGVHGALVTAVSPKAMEQAYGFLRSKGTMALVGLPPGFISLPVFETVLKRITVRGSIVGTRQDLEESLQFAGEGKVASHFSWDKIENINDIFKRMEKGQIDGRIVLDLAA, encoded by the coding sequence ATGGCATCGACAATGAAGGCTGCGGTGGTGCGAGCATTCGGCAAGCCGCTGGTGATTGAAGAACATCCCATACCCGAACCCGGTCCGGGCCAGATCCTGGTGAAATACGAGGCGACGGGCGTCTGCCATACCGACCTGCATGCCGCCAATGGCGATTGGCCGGTCAAGCCCAATCCGCCGTTCATTCCCGGTCATGAAGGTGTCGGCTATGTCGCCAGGCTCGGCGCCGGCGTCTCGCGCATCAAGGAAGGCGATCGGGTCGGCGTACCGTGGCTGCACACGGCCTGCGGTTGCTGCAATCCCTGCCGGACCGGCTGGGAGACCCTGTGCGGCAGCCAGCAGAACACCGGCTATTCGGTCAACGGCACCTTTGCCCAATATGGTCTGGCAGACCCGGATTTCGTCGGCCGCCTGCCGGACAATCTCGAGTTCGGCGCGGCAGCCCCGATCCTCTGCGCCGGCGTCACCGTCTACAAGGGCCTGAAGGAAACCGAAGTGCGCCCCGGCGAATGGGTCGTCATCTCCGGCATCGGCGGCCTTGGCCACATGGCCGTCCAATATGCCAAGGCCATGGGCATGCATGTCGCCGCCGCCGATATCTTCGATGACAAGCTGAAACTTGCCAGGGAACTCGGCGCCGATGTCGTCGTCAATGGCACGGCCGAGGATGCGATCGAACAGGTGCAGAAGGCGACCGGTGGCGTGCATGGCGCGCTGGTCACTGCCGTCTCGCCCAAGGCGATGGAGCAGGCCTATGGCTTCCTGCGCTCGAAGGGCACCATGGCCCTGGTCGGCCTGCCTCCGGGTTTCATCTCGCTGCCGGTTTTCGAAACGGTGCTCAAGCGCATCACCGTACGCGGCTCGATCGTCGGCACCCGACAGGATCTCGAGGAAAGCCTGCAGTTCGCTGGCGAAGGCAAGGTGGCCTCGCATTTCTCCTGGGACAAGATCGAGAACATCAACGACATCTTCAAGCGCATGGAGAAGGGCCAGATAGACGGCCGTATCGTGCTGGACCTGGCGGCCTGA
- the guaB gene encoding IMP dehydrogenase, giving the protein MARIVISATGAEALTFDDVLLQPGHSEIMPGQTNISTRIAKDIDLSLPILSSAMDTVTESRLAIAMAQSGGMGVIHRNLTPIEQAEEVRQVKKFESGMVVNPVTIGPDATLAEALSLMKAHGISGIPVVENGGRPGRLVGILTNRDVRFASDPTQKIYELMTRENLITVRDGVEQGEAKRLLHAHRIEKLVVVDNEGRCVGLITVKDIEKSQLNPNAAKDAQGRLRVAAAISTGDDGRERAERLIEAGVDVIVVDTAHGHSQKVLDAVAEVKKMSNAIRIIAGNVATSEGTRALIDNGADCVKVGIGPGSICTTRIVAGVGVPQLAAVMAAVEEANKHGIPVIADGGLKFSGDVAKAIAAGASAVMVGSLLAGTDESPGEVYLYQGRSFKAYRGMGSVGAMARGSADRYFQAEVRDTLKLVPEGIEGQVPYKGPVSAVLHQLAGGLKAAMGYVGGKDIKDFQEKATFVRISGAGLRESHPHGVTITRESPNYPGGA; this is encoded by the coding sequence ATGGCACGGATCGTAATTTCGGCAACCGGCGCAGAAGCGCTTACCTTTGACGACGTGCTGCTGCAGCCTGGCCATTCCGAGATCATGCCGGGCCAGACCAATATCTCCACACGGATTGCAAAGGACATCGACCTGTCGCTGCCGATCCTGTCGTCGGCCATGGACACGGTCACCGAGAGCCGTCTGGCGATTGCCATGGCGCAGTCCGGCGGCATGGGCGTCATCCATCGCAACCTGACCCCGATCGAGCAGGCCGAAGAGGTCCGCCAGGTCAAGAAGTTCGAGAGCGGCATGGTCGTCAATCCGGTGACCATCGGCCCGGACGCGACGCTGGCCGAAGCGCTGTCGCTGATGAAGGCGCATGGTATCTCTGGCATCCCGGTTGTCGAAAATGGCGGCCGCCCGGGCCGTCTCGTCGGCATCCTGACCAACCGCGACGTCCGCTTCGCTTCCGATCCGACCCAGAAGATCTACGAACTGATGACCCGCGAAAACCTGATCACGGTTCGCGACGGTGTCGAACAGGGTGAGGCCAAACGCCTGCTGCACGCCCATCGCATCGAGAAGCTGGTGGTCGTCGACAATGAAGGCCGTTGCGTCGGCCTGATCACCGTCAAGGACATCGAGAAGTCGCAGCTCAACCCGAATGCCGCCAAGGATGCCCAGGGCCGCCTGCGCGTCGCCGCCGCCATCTCCACCGGCGATGACGGCCGCGAACGTGCCGAGCGCCTGATCGAGGCCGGCGTCGACGTCATCGTCGTCGACACTGCCCATGGCCATAGCCAGAAGGTCCTCGACGCGGTTGCCGAAGTGAAGAAGATGTCGAATGCCATTCGCATCATCGCCGGCAATGTCGCCACCAGCGAAGGCACCCGTGCCCTGATCGACAACGGCGCCGATTGCGTCAAGGTCGGCATCGGCCCCGGCTCGATCTGCACCACGCGTATCGTCGCGGGCGTCGGCGTTCCGCAGCTCGCAGCCGTCATGGCGGCGGTCGAGGAGGCCAACAAGCACGGCATCCCGGTGATTGCCGATGGCGGCCTGAAGTTTTCGGGTGATGTCGCCAAGGCGATCGCTGCTGGCGCATCGGCGGTCATGGTCGGCTCGCTGCTGGCCGGCACCGACGAAAGCCCGGGCGAGGTCTATCTCTACCAGGGCCGCTCGTTCAAGGCTTACCGCGGCATGGGTTCCGTCGGCGCCATGGCGCGCGGCTCGGCCGACCGTTATTTCCAGGCGGAAGTGCGCGACACGCTGAAGCTGGTTCCGGAAGGTATCGAGGGCCAGGTTCCCTACAAAGGCCCGGTCTCAGCCGTGCTGCACCAGCTTGCCGGCGGCCTCAAGGCCGCCATGGGTTATGTCGGCGGCAAGGACATCAAGGACTTCCAGGAAAAGGCGACCTTCGTGCGCATTTCCGGCGCCGGCCTTCGCGAAAGCCATCCGCATGGCGTGACGATCACGCGCGAAAGCCCGAACTATCCCGGCGGCGCGTGA
- a CDS encoding ATPase inhibitor subunit zeta: MTAIRKRAVAHENQFARDQELLFKTEARRNALIGLWAASVIGAGDGEAYAKELAMTAVEGEHKVLERLRHDFDAAGVAVLDTDIQDRMVSMLRTAAEDLYKGR, translated from the coding sequence ATGACAGCAATCAGAAAACGCGCAGTTGCGCACGAGAACCAATTTGCCCGCGATCAGGAACTCCTGTTCAAGACGGAAGCGCGCCGCAATGCGCTGATCGGGCTCTGGGCGGCATCCGTGATCGGCGCCGGCGACGGCGAGGCCTATGCCAAGGAGCTGGCGATGACGGCAGTCGAAGGCGAGCACAAGGTGCTGGAACGCCTGCGCCACGATTTCGATGCAGCCGGCGTGGCCGTGCTCGACACCGACATTCAAGACCGCATGGTCTCTATGCTGCGCACGGCAGCCGAGGATCTTTACAAGGGTCGCTAA
- a CDS encoding dienelactone hydrolase family protein, translating to MDKPKITQAMINAYDEYTHLTLDRRGFMDKLTRLAGTGAAAAAILPLLAANQAGATIVPEADDRLDAQDITYPGAGGEMKGYLVVPKGATERLPAVIVIHENRGLNPHIRDVARRMALEGFVALAPDFLSPLGGTPENEDQAREMFSKLDVPATVANGEATRAFLASHDKTNGKVGAIGFCWGGGMVNRMAVASPELGAGVAYYGAQAPAEDVPSIKAPLMLHYGGLDERINAGIDAYKAALDANGKTYELFVYDGVNHAFNNDTSSARYDKAAADLAWSRTVAFLKTNLA from the coding sequence ATGGACAAGCCGAAGATAACCCAGGCGATGATCAACGCCTATGATGAATACACCCACCTGACGCTCGATCGTCGTGGCTTCATGGACAAGCTGACCCGGCTCGCCGGCACGGGTGCCGCAGCCGCGGCCATCCTGCCGCTCCTGGCCGCCAACCAGGCCGGCGCCACCATCGTTCCGGAAGCAGACGACCGCCTGGACGCTCAGGACATCACCTATCCGGGTGCCGGCGGCGAGATGAAGGGTTATCTCGTGGTGCCCAAGGGCGCGACCGAAAGGCTTCCGGCGGTCATCGTCATCCATGAGAACCGCGGCCTCAATCCGCATATCCGCGATGTCGCCCGGCGCATGGCGCTCGAAGGTTTCGTGGCGCTCGCCCCGGATTTCCTGTCGCCGCTCGGCGGCACGCCGGAGAACGAGGATCAGGCCCGCGAAATGTTCTCCAAGCTCGACGTGCCGGCAACGGTTGCCAATGGCGAGGCAACACGTGCTTTCCTCGCCAGCCATGACAAGACCAATGGCAAGGTCGGCGCGATCGGCTTTTGCTGGGGCGGCGGCATGGTCAACCGCATGGCCGTCGCCTCGCCGGAGCTTGGTGCAGGCGTCGCCTATTATGGTGCCCAGGCGCCCGCCGAGGACGTGCCGTCGATCAAGGCGCCGCTGATGCTGCACTATGGCGGGCTCGACGAGCGCATCAACGCCGGCATCGATGCCTACAAGGCTGCCTTGGATGCCAATGGCAAGACCTATGAGCTGTTCGTCTATGACGGCGTGAACCATGCCTTCAACAACGACACCTCGTCGGCTCGCTACGACAAGGCCGCAGCCGATCTGGCCTGGTCGCGCACCGTCGCGTTCCTCAAGACGAATCTCGCGTGA
- a CDS encoding MBL fold metallo-hydrolase, with product MISLKRRMLLGGAGVALASPMIMAAASAQTGADTSMDINHAMPPETHRFKVGKFEIVVVKDGARPSDNPQEIFGTNQTPEVVGALLEANFLPADKFVNSFSPTLVNTGSEVILFDTGFGEGGRANGNGRLLEGLTAAGYKREDVTIVVLTHMHGDHIGGLMEGGKPAFPNARYVTGQAEYDFWVDPARAGTPAEGGHKGVLANVKPLAEKMTFIGDGGEVVSGVTGMAAFGHSPGHMIYSVESEGRQLVLTADTANHFVLSLQRPDWEVRFDMDKAAAAASRKKVFDMLATDKLAFLGYHMPFPAVGYVEKIDQGYRFVPKAYQFDI from the coding sequence ATGATTTCGCTAAAAAGACGAATGTTGTTGGGTGGCGCGGGCGTCGCGCTTGCATCGCCGATGATCATGGCCGCAGCCAGCGCGCAGACCGGAGCCGACACTTCCATGGATATCAACCATGCCATGCCGCCCGAAACCCATCGCTTCAAGGTCGGCAAGTTCGAGATCGTCGTCGTCAAGGATGGTGCGCGGCCCTCGGACAATCCGCAGGAGATTTTCGGAACCAACCAGACGCCGGAAGTCGTGGGCGCCCTGCTCGAAGCCAATTTCCTGCCGGCCGACAAGTTCGTCAACAGCTTCTCCCCGACCCTGGTCAACACCGGTTCGGAGGTCATCCTGTTTGATACCGGGTTCGGCGAAGGGGGACGTGCTAATGGCAATGGCCGTTTGCTCGAGGGGCTGACCGCTGCCGGCTACAAGCGTGAGGACGTCACCATCGTCGTGCTCACCCATATGCATGGCGACCATATCGGCGGCCTGATGGAAGGCGGCAAGCCGGCCTTTCCGAACGCCCGTTATGTCACGGGTCAGGCGGAATACGATTTCTGGGTCGATCCGGCCCGTGCCGGTACGCCTGCGGAAGGGGGCCACAAGGGCGTGCTCGCCAATGTGAAGCCGCTTGCCGAGAAGATGACCTTCATCGGCGATGGTGGCGAGGTTGTCTCGGGCGTGACTGGCATGGCCGCCTTCGGTCACTCTCCGGGCCACATGATCTACAGCGTGGAATCGGAAGGCAGACAGCTGGTGCTGACCGCCGATACGGCAAACCATTTCGTGCTGTCGCTGCAGCGGCCGGACTGGGAAGTGCGTTTCGACATGGACAAGGCCGCCGCTGCCGCAAGCCGCAAGAAGGTCTTCGACATGCTGGCGACCGACAAGCTCGCCTTCCTCGGTTACCACATGCCGTTCCCGGCTGTCGGTTATGTCGAGAAGATCGATCAGGGCTACCGTTTCGTGCCCAAGGCCTATCAGTTCGATATCTGA
- a CDS encoding DHA2 family efflux MFS transporter permease subunit: protein MNRITPLILAVALFMEQMDSTVIATALPTIAADLHVGPITLKLALTAYMVALAIFIPISGWMADRFGAKRIFRAAIVVFMLGSVFCAVSGSLTTFVAARFLQGMGGAMMTPVGRLVLLRTTKRSDLVSAMALLTIPGLLGPITGPPVGGFITTFFSWHWIFLINIPIGLAGLWLSSIHLPEIDPVATAPIDWKGFALSSIAASGLVFGLSVMSLPGLPITVGIGAAVIGLLCLVLYVGHARRHAAPLLDLSLFANRSFRASIIGGTGFRLAAGATPFLLPLMLQLGFGMSAFESGMTTFIAAVGAITTKFVARRVFAAAGFRNILIAAGLGGTLTTAANAVFTPATPIAVIMAFLLIGGFFRSFFFTGVNTLGYAEIEDRYASQATSLTSVLQQISLALGVAVAAAILETSTTLSGGPLSLGDFHVAFAVVAGLSVFAIIPFFGLPRDVGSAVSGYRRSTETETIAVK, encoded by the coding sequence ATGAACCGCATCACGCCGCTGATCCTCGCCGTTGCGCTTTTCATGGAGCAGATGGATTCGACGGTGATCGCCACGGCCCTGCCGACGATCGCCGCCGATCTCCATGTCGGCCCCATCACCCTGAAGCTGGCGCTGACCGCCTATATGGTGGCACTGGCGATCTTCATACCGATCAGCGGCTGGATGGCGGATCGCTTCGGCGCGAAACGCATCTTCCGGGCGGCAATCGTAGTCTTCATGTTGGGATCGGTGTTCTGCGCCGTATCCGGCTCGCTGACCACTTTTGTCGCGGCACGGTTCCTGCAGGGCATGGGTGGCGCGATGATGACGCCGGTCGGCCGTCTCGTTCTGCTGCGCACCACGAAACGCAGCGATCTGGTCTCGGCCATGGCGCTCTTGACCATTCCCGGCCTGCTCGGCCCAATCACCGGCCCGCCCGTCGGCGGCTTCATCACCACCTTCTTCAGCTGGCACTGGATCTTCCTGATCAATATCCCGATCGGCCTGGCGGGCCTCTGGCTCTCCAGCATCCATCTACCCGAGATTGATCCGGTGGCGACAGCACCGATCGACTGGAAAGGCTTTGCGCTCAGTTCCATCGCCGCCTCCGGACTGGTCTTCGGCCTGTCCGTCATGAGCCTGCCGGGCCTGCCGATCACCGTCGGCATCGGTGCGGCGGTGATCGGCCTGCTGTGCCTGGTGCTTTATGTCGGGCATGCCCGCCGCCATGCAGCACCGCTGCTCGACCTCAGCCTGTTTGCCAATCGCAGCTTCCGCGCCTCCATCATCGGCGGCACCGGTTTCCGGCTGGCGGCGGGCGCAACACCGTTCCTGCTGCCGCTGATGCTGCAACTCGGCTTCGGGATGAGCGCTTTCGAATCGGGTATGACGACGTTCATCGCGGCCGTCGGCGCGATCACCACCAAATTCGTAGCGCGGCGCGTCTTTGCGGCTGCCGGCTTCCGCAATATCCTGATCGCGGCGGGCCTCGGCGGCACGTTGACGACCGCCGCCAATGCGGTCTTCACGCCAGCAACGCCGATCGCGGTGATCATGGCCTTCCTGCTGATCGGCGGTTTCTTCCGGTCCTTCTTCTTCACCGGCGTCAATACGCTCGGCTATGCGGAAATCGAGGACAGGTATGCAAGCCAGGCCACGTCGCTGACATCGGTGCTGCAGCAGATCAGCCTGGCGCTCGGGGTTGCCGTGGCGGCCGCCATTCTTGAAACCAGCACGACGCTATCGGGCGGTCCGTTGTCGCTCGGTGATTTCCACGTCGCCTTCGCGGTCGTGGCCGGCCTTTCCGTCTTCGCGATCATCCCGTTTTTCGGGCTGCCGCGCGATGTCGGATCGGCGGTTTCCGGCTATCGCCGATCCACCGAGACTGAGACCATTGCGGTTAAATGA